In Deltaproteobacteria bacterium, a single window of DNA contains:
- a CDS encoding SDR family oxidoreductase has translation MSTSNGKIMVVTGANTGIGYQTALALSRQGVRVLAHARTEAKAREAAERLATGAAAAAGREAGELVPVWGDFASLDEVENLAQQILSRAEKIDVLVNNAGAVFSPRQESRDGFELTFAVNHLATFLLTHRLLDRIKLSAPSRIVTLSSAAHQRGRLDLDDLQSTRRYTMFGAYGASKLANLLFSKELAVRLEGTGVTSNSVHPGVVFTRFGRDGDAGGGFDWLMGMAKPFLISPERGARTSVHVATAPELEGVSGEYFIRSKVARPSKSGRDAELAKALWEKTVELLGDRL, from the coding sequence ATGAGCACCTCGAACGGCAAGATCATGGTGGTGACCGGAGCCAACACCGGCATCGGTTATCAGACCGCCCTCGCGCTCTCCCGTCAGGGCGTCCGGGTGCTGGCGCACGCCCGCACCGAGGCGAAGGCCCGGGAGGCCGCCGAGCGGCTGGCCACCGGGGCGGCGGCCGCGGCCGGCCGGGAGGCCGGCGAGCTGGTACCCGTCTGGGGCGACTTCGCCTCCCTCGACGAGGTCGAGAACCTCGCCCAGCAGATCCTCTCCCGGGCCGAGAAGATCGACGTGCTGGTGAACAACGCCGGCGCGGTCTTCTCCCCGAGGCAGGAGAGCCGGGACGGCTTCGAGCTCACCTTCGCGGTGAACCACCTGGCGACCTTCCTGCTCACCCACCGCCTCCTGGATCGCATCAAGCTCTCGGCGCCCTCCCGGATCGTCACCCTCTCCTCGGCGGCTCACCAGCGCGGGCGCCTGGACCTCGACGATCTGCAGTCGACGAGGCGCTACACGATGTTCGGCGCCTATGGCGCGAGCAAGCTGGCGAACCTCCTCTTCTCGAAGGAGCTCGCCGTCCGCCTCGAGGGCACCGGCGTCACCTCCAACAGCGTCCACCCTGGCGTGGTCTTCACCCGCTTCGGCCGGGACGGCGACGCCGGCGGAGGCTTCGACTGGCTGATGGGGATGGCCAAGCCCTTCCTGATCTCCCCGGAGCGCGGCGCGCGCACCTCCGTCCACGTGGCCACCGCCCCGGAGCTCGAGGGGGTCAGCGGCGAGTACTTCATCCGCTCCAAGGTGGCGCGTCCCAGCAAGTCGGGGCGCGACGCCGAGCTCGCGAAGGCCCTCTGGGAGAAGACCGTCGAGCTCCTCGGGGACCGCCTCTAG
- a CDS encoding energy transducer TonB yields MRNEGLSLRIVLGLLGSILLHALCVAFLLFTTGPAKGLDLNKRRVVELEVVEAPPKPEPPKPEPPPPPEPEPPKPEPPKPKPKPRPKPPPEVVKPDTPPPPPPSNQPPPEAPPKKPVPLVTGISLSSTVGAGKGSGMRVAVGNTLYGTPDKKVEVAPEAVQPYVGAEKYIAPHKVTTLPRVAREVRVPYPEAPRQAGIEGTVKLHLTINHLGAVVKVKVIESVDPELDAAAVRALRQVRFHPATVDGDPVSTEIDYAYTFLLD; encoded by the coding sequence GTGAGGAACGAGGGCCTGAGCCTGCGGATCGTCCTCGGGCTCCTCGGGTCCATCCTCCTGCACGCCCTCTGCGTGGCCTTCCTCCTCTTCACCACCGGGCCGGCGAAGGGCCTCGATCTGAACAAGCGGAGGGTGGTGGAGCTCGAGGTGGTGGAGGCGCCCCCGAAGCCGGAGCCGCCGAAGCCCGAGCCCCCGCCCCCCCCGGAGCCCGAGCCCCCGAAGCCGGAGCCGCCGAAGCCGAAGCCCAAGCCCCGGCCCAAGCCGCCCCCCGAGGTGGTCAAGCCCGACACGCCGCCGCCCCCTCCGCCGAGCAACCAGCCGCCGCCGGAGGCGCCGCCGAAGAAGCCGGTGCCGCTCGTCACCGGCATCTCCCTCTCCTCGACCGTGGGGGCCGGCAAGGGCAGCGGGATGCGGGTGGCGGTGGGCAACACCCTCTACGGCACCCCCGACAAGAAGGTCGAGGTGGCGCCGGAGGCGGTGCAGCCCTACGTCGGCGCCGAGAAGTACATCGCGCCCCACAAGGTCACCACCCTGCCCCGGGTGGCCCGCGAGGTGCGGGTGCCCTACCCCGAGGCCCCCCGGCAGGCGGGGATCGAGGGCACGGTGAAGCTGCACCTGACCATCAACCACCTCGGCGCGGTGGTGAAGGTGAAGGTGATCGAGAGCGTGGATCCCGAGCTCGACGCGGCGGCCGTGCGCGCCCTGCGGCAGGTGCGCTTCCACCCGGCCACGGTGGACGGCGATCCCGTCTCCACCGAGATCGACTACGCCTACACCTTCCTCCTCGACTGA
- a CDS encoding alpha/beta fold hydrolase: MRALLLLSLSLLAVGCAHLPEAPPAAGDWERHRLCGPDTRPERRGAARPDYCLEIARVGPALARPRAVALLVPGMFQNGRVFDLWPERGVSFARFLARHGIEPWVFHVRGIGASDYPPRSSLDDIAIDDLPRAIDWLSAHRGRKILVLGHSQGAMTLKASLAGLSRCAEGACFDPEVARARQARVSAAGFFAGSVALTGENLQLRFLAGTGGLLGGLPPLVVDRFPGRRLGLWAHRHLPAALFDALLRRENTPLELREAMLSRTVEATTGKNLAQLSDGLAFGSTRSGAHRWTEALGLITLPVVQVTFEHDPLSPPRATYRDDFRHLGSRQKHFLMTAGQGHGDFQASVKGHDSQLRAVGLLLELGASDQAVW, from the coding sequence ATGCGCGCCCTCCTCCTCCTCTCGCTCTCCCTCCTCGCCGTCGGCTGCGCCCACCTGCCCGAGGCGCCGCCCGCCGCCGGTGACTGGGAGCGGCACCGCCTCTGCGGTCCCGACACCCGGCCGGAGCGCCGGGGCGCCGCCCGCCCGGACTACTGCCTGGAGATCGCCCGCGTCGGCCCCGCCCTCGCCCGCCCGCGGGCCGTGGCGCTGCTGGTGCCGGGGATGTTCCAGAACGGCCGGGTCTTCGATCTCTGGCCCGAGCGCGGCGTCTCCTTCGCCCGCTTCCTCGCCCGCCACGGGATCGAGCCCTGGGTCTTCCACGTCCGGGGCATCGGCGCCTCCGACTACCCGCCCCGCTCCAGCCTCGACGACATCGCCATCGACGATCTGCCCCGGGCCATCGACTGGCTCTCCGCTCACCGCGGCCGGAAGATCCTGGTCCTCGGCCACTCCCAGGGCGCCATGACCCTCAAGGCCAGCCTGGCCGGGCTCTCCCGCTGCGCGGAAGGGGCCTGCTTCGATCCCGAGGTGGCCCGGGCGCGGCAGGCCAGGGTGAGCGCCGCGGGCTTCTTCGCCGGCTCGGTGGCCCTGACCGGCGAGAACCTCCAGTTGCGCTTCCTCGCCGGCACCGGCGGCCTCCTCGGCGGGCTGCCCCCGCTCGTGGTGGATCGCTTCCCCGGCCGCCGTCTCGGGCTCTGGGCCCACCGCCACCTGCCCGCCGCCCTCTTCGACGCGCTCCTTCGCCGGGAGAACACGCCGCTCGAGCTGCGCGAGGCGATGCTCTCGCGCACCGTCGAGGCGACCACCGGGAAGAACCTGGCCCAGCTCTCCGACGGCCTGGCCTTCGGCTCGACCCGCAGCGGCGCTCATCGCTGGACCGAGGCCCTCGGCCTCATCACCCTGCCGGTGGTGCAGGTGACCTTCGAGCACGACCCCCTCTCACCCCCCCGCGCGACCTACCGGGACGACTTCCGCCACCTCGGCTCGAGGCAGAAGCACTTCCTGATGACCGCCGGCCAGGGCCACGGCGACTTCCAGGCCAGCGTGAAAGGCCACGACTCCCAGCTGCGCGCCGTGGGCCTGCTCCTGGAGCTCGGGGCGAGCGATCAGGCGGTCTGGTAG
- a CDS encoding biopolymer transporter ExbD, with the protein MAGGTLGSGDEDEIISGINVTPLVDITLVLLIIFMVTATYIVRETIEIDLPEAANAGETVETTLALVIDSEGAIYLNGEPSSEADLRNAVPELLAQAKAAGEKLQAILSADKAVSHGRVVRIIDLVKGLGVSRFAINIEKNETADAPANDAPAPEPATP; encoded by the coding sequence GTGGCGGGCGGCACCCTCGGCAGCGGCGACGAAGACGAGATCATCAGCGGGATCAACGTCACGCCCCTGGTCGACATCACCCTCGTGCTGCTGATCATCTTCATGGTCACCGCGACCTACATCGTGCGCGAGACCATCGAGATCGACCTGCCCGAGGCGGCCAACGCCGGCGAGACGGTCGAGACCACCCTGGCCCTGGTGATCGACTCCGAGGGCGCCATCTACCTCAACGGTGAGCCCAGCAGCGAGGCCGACCTGCGAAACGCAGTGCCCGAGCTGCTCGCCCAGGCCAAGGCCGCCGGCGAGAAGCTGCAGGCCATCCTCTCGGCCGACAAGGCCGTCTCCCACGGGCGAGTGGTCCGCATCATCGACCTGGTGAAGGGCCTCGGCGTGAGCCGCTTCGCGATCAACATCGAGAAGAACGAGACCGCCGACGCGCCCGCGAACGACGCCCCGGCGCCGGAGCCGGCGACGCCGTGA
- a CDS encoding ferritin family protein: protein MTMLVVDALAALVEVEQAMAVYYRWLAEVFEGDPDARACFRELADQEQSHATQISLQHRMVRSAKLTDEVELERAKIEAVRTSIARFREQNPEPPLSHAVLFAARLESGEIEQAYRNLLNTSSPQLAGFVKGMIRADEKHAEKLRELMAKKKVG from the coding sequence ATGACGATGCTGGTGGTCGACGCGCTCGCGGCGCTGGTGGAGGTCGAGCAGGCCATGGCGGTCTACTACCGCTGGCTGGCCGAGGTCTTCGAGGGGGATCCCGACGCCCGGGCGTGCTTCCGGGAGCTCGCGGACCAGGAGCAGAGCCACGCCACCCAGATCTCCCTCCAGCACCGGATGGTCCGCAGCGCCAAGCTCACCGACGAGGTCGAGCTCGAGCGGGCGAAGATCGAGGCGGTGCGGACCAGCATCGCCCGCTTCCGGGAGCAGAACCCCGAGCCACCCCTCTCCCACGCCGTTCTCTTCGCGGCGCGGCTCGAGTCCGGGGAGATCGAGCAGGCCTACCGGAACCTGCTCAACACCTCCTCGCCGCAGCTGGCCGGCTTCGTGAAGGGGATGATCCGGGCCGACGAGAAGCACGCCGAGAAGCTCCGCGAGCTCATGGCGAAGAAGAAGGTCGGCTGA
- a CDS encoding DUF3857 domain-containing protein: protein MRSLAILALAASLGAGAPAGFPTHEGVSARPYTDIEVQQVAGRLQAGTSEPEAIGELLRLQELETEANDLPALRDAYLRAAWARRGSGELRAYARWRIAHVEWRRGRRPKAARWIRTLGFVQQVALIGPFPSVLEGETNAIRQSLDEGRELDLSAKVPGRWPETPWRTLSDIAPLGHFDLGALIEPAAESTVYVRAVIASEERQAAVLRLGTSGPTRLWLRGALVYESEAEHPARFDQLAVPVVLGEGKNELVLELTGTDASLGLFLRVTEADGDRLSGVRVLDPFLPGRMGPAPEVEEHVGGRRGRRAARNGKSGKKGRNGKVEPVFPPRPITLESALEEELAAAPENAEAWLALALLRSARPLERGPEAAGVPELRTALSHVPSETPRLAAEIHRRLARFSDDTNDALAHLGAARELDPDDPRVGLAEARARLDLGRDREAVEHLRTLVERTPHFLEGQLLLASTEGRLGFPQAEEARLAAAYERWPRARLSLMARARWLRAEGRIDEALTAFRVAASLYPGDDRVSSALISTLLQRGNLEDALRVLEAQLGYEPGQPRGWVRLGDLLSANGRPSAAERAYARAIALCPTRARSWLRRLRHHLRNQDDAAARASLVRAAELAPQDTEVGELARLLGTAAHRFGQEYLVDTSTLGEVMAEAPEDESTWTLVMQDLVEVHPSGLASRLHQEVHLALDERGARALQTFSIPYTPQDQDLRIEAARLVRPDGTILEAQETADRSLSEPWYRLYYDTRARQLTFPRVRPGDRIELVWRLDDIAETNWMGDYFGDLVSFQGTTSIRYRRYLLITPEERAIHASRLGLPRLEQKEERDARGRIVRSWEAREVPRVQLEPGMPGWTEVAAHLHVSTYASWGEVATWWWGLVEEQLELTPELEELAAALVEEIPEEDLRARVAAVHRYVVRSTRYVGLEFGVHGFKPYRVDQVNRRRFGDCKDKASLMFSLLRSLGIDSRLVILRTSDLGALGEAPASLAAFNHAILYVPALDLWLDGTAEWAGLDELPLGDRGASVLVVDHRDPSASVFRRIPPARPEANLVEESLALTLEASGGAHLTGSLRSTGAHAPALRQSLQARDEREKLIEASWSRRHPGFKLEAVSFAGLDDLDEPVAMQLSGTIPRLARPDGAGLSFVWLGEDVGIVDKLASLPERRHPLVLGQPSTFRWRNTYRLPAGWGLATPRPPISLESEFGTFNEVWTRSPEGLRLEATFVLERDRIEPAEYPAFRRFLEAIDAARRAVIRVAPGAASGAEDEA from the coding sequence ATGCGTTCTCTGGCGATCCTGGCCCTGGCGGCCAGCCTGGGGGCCGGGGCTCCGGCCGGATTCCCCACTCACGAGGGGGTCTCCGCCCGTCCCTACACCGACATCGAGGTGCAGCAGGTGGCGGGCCGCCTCCAGGCGGGGACGTCCGAGCCGGAGGCCATCGGCGAGCTGCTCCGCCTGCAGGAGCTCGAGACCGAGGCCAACGACCTCCCCGCCCTGCGGGACGCCTATCTGCGGGCGGCCTGGGCCCGCCGGGGCAGCGGTGAGCTGCGGGCCTACGCGCGCTGGCGGATCGCCCACGTCGAGTGGCGGCGGGGGCGCCGCCCCAAGGCCGCGCGCTGGATCCGCACCCTGGGCTTCGTGCAGCAGGTGGCCCTGATCGGGCCCTTCCCCTCGGTCCTCGAGGGCGAGACCAACGCCATCCGTCAGAGCCTGGACGAGGGGAGGGAGCTGGACCTCTCGGCGAAGGTCCCGGGGCGCTGGCCCGAGACCCCCTGGCGGACCCTCTCCGACATCGCCCCGCTGGGGCACTTCGACCTGGGGGCGCTCATCGAGCCGGCCGCCGAGTCGACGGTCTACGTCCGGGCCGTGATCGCCTCCGAGGAGCGGCAGGCGGCCGTGCTTCGGCTGGGGACCTCGGGGCCCACGCGCCTCTGGCTGCGAGGGGCGCTGGTCTACGAGTCCGAGGCCGAGCACCCGGCGCGCTTCGATCAGCTGGCGGTGCCGGTGGTCCTCGGCGAGGGGAAGAACGAGCTCGTCCTCGAGCTCACCGGGACGGACGCCTCCCTGGGGCTCTTTCTGCGGGTCACCGAGGCCGACGGAGATCGCCTCTCGGGGGTGCGCGTCCTCGATCCCTTCCTCCCCGGCCGGATGGGACCGGCGCCCGAGGTGGAGGAGCACGTGGGCGGCCGGCGAGGACGCCGGGCGGCCCGCAACGGCAAGAGCGGAAAGAAGGGCCGGAACGGCAAGGTCGAGCCGGTCTTCCCGCCCCGGCCGATCACCCTCGAGTCCGCCCTGGAGGAGGAGCTCGCCGCCGCGCCCGAGAACGCCGAGGCCTGGCTGGCCCTGGCCCTCCTGCGCAGCGCCCGGCCCCTGGAGCGCGGCCCCGAGGCCGCCGGGGTCCCCGAGCTGCGCACCGCCCTCTCGCACGTCCCCTCCGAGACCCCGCGGCTGGCCGCCGAGATCCACCGCCGCCTCGCTCGCTTCAGCGACGACACCAACGACGCGCTCGCTCACCTCGGGGCGGCGCGCGAGCTCGACCCGGACGACCCCCGGGTGGGCCTCGCCGAGGCGCGGGCGCGGCTCGACCTCGGCCGGGATCGCGAGGCCGTCGAGCACCTCCGGACCCTGGTCGAGCGGACACCGCACTTCCTCGAGGGGCAGCTGCTCCTGGCGAGCACCGAGGGGCGGCTGGGCTTCCCGCAGGCCGAGGAGGCGCGCCTCGCCGCGGCCTACGAGCGCTGGCCCCGGGCGCGCCTCTCCCTCATGGCCCGGGCCCGCTGGCTGCGGGCCGAGGGGAGGATCGACGAGGCCCTCACCGCCTTCCGGGTGGCGGCGTCGCTCTACCCTGGCGACGATCGGGTGAGCTCGGCGCTGATCAGCACCCTCCTGCAGCGGGGGAACCTCGAGGACGCCCTGCGGGTGCTTGAGGCTCAGCTCGGCTACGAGCCGGGCCAGCCCCGGGGCTGGGTGCGGCTGGGAGATCTGCTCTCGGCCAACGGCCGGCCGAGCGCGGCCGAGCGCGCCTACGCCCGGGCCATCGCGCTCTGCCCGACCCGGGCGCGCTCCTGGCTCCGGCGCCTGCGCCACCACCTGCGCAACCAGGACGACGCGGCCGCCCGGGCGAGCCTGGTCCGGGCCGCCGAGCTGGCGCCCCAGGACACCGAGGTCGGGGAGCTCGCCCGCCTGCTGGGCACCGCCGCCCACCGCTTCGGCCAGGAGTACCTCGTCGACACCAGCACCCTGGGCGAGGTCATGGCCGAGGCGCCGGAGGACGAGTCCACCTGGACCCTCGTCATGCAGGATCTGGTCGAGGTCCACCCCAGCGGCCTGGCCTCGCGCCTGCACCAGGAGGTGCACCTGGCCCTCGACGAGCGCGGGGCCCGCGCCCTGCAGACCTTCTCGATCCCCTACACGCCGCAGGACCAGGATCTGCGGATCGAGGCCGCCCGCCTCGTGCGGCCCGACGGCACGATCCTGGAGGCTCAGGAGACGGCGGACCGCTCCCTCTCCGAGCCCTGGTACCGCCTCTACTACGACACCCGCGCCCGCCAGCTCACCTTCCCCCGGGTCCGCCCCGGCGATCGCATCGAGCTGGTCTGGCGCCTGGACGACATCGCCGAGACCAACTGGATGGGCGACTACTTCGGCGACCTGGTGAGCTTCCAGGGCACCACCTCCATCCGCTACCGGCGCTACCTCCTGATCACCCCGGAGGAGCGCGCGATCCACGCCTCGAGGCTCGGGCTGCCCCGCCTGGAGCAGAAGGAGGAGCGCGACGCGCGCGGCCGGATCGTGCGCAGCTGGGAGGCCCGGGAGGTCCCGCGGGTGCAGCTCGAGCCGGGGATGCCCGGCTGGACCGAGGTCGCGGCCCACCTGCACGTCTCGACCTACGCCTCCTGGGGCGAGGTGGCGACCTGGTGGTGGGGCCTGGTCGAGGAGCAGCTCGAGCTCACCCCCGAGCTCGAGGAGCTGGCCGCCGCCCTCGTCGAGGAGATCCCCGAGGAGGACCTGCGCGCCCGGGTCGCGGCGGTCCACCGCTACGTGGTGCGCTCCACCCGCTACGTCGGCCTGGAGTTCGGGGTGCACGGCTTCAAGCCCTACCGGGTCGATCAGGTGAACCGCCGGCGCTTCGGTGACTGCAAGGACAAGGCGTCGCTGATGTTCAGCCTCCTTCGCAGCCTGGGGATCGACTCTCGCCTGGTGATCCTGCGCACCTCGGATCTGGGGGCCCTCGGCGAGGCGCCCGCCTCCCTGGCCGCCTTCAACCACGCCATCCTCTACGTGCCGGCCCTCGATCTCTGGCTCGACGGCACCGCCGAGTGGGCGGGCCTCGACGAGCTGCCCCTGGGGGATCGGGGCGCCTCGGTGCTGGTGGTCGACCACCGCGATCCCTCGGCCTCGGTCTTCCGGCGCATCCCCCCGGCCCGGCCCGAGGCGAACCTCGTCGAGGAGAGCCTCGCGCTCACCCTCGAGGCGAGCGGCGGCGCGCACCTCACCGGCAGCCTGCGCAGCACCGGCGCCCACGCCCCCGCCCTGCGCCAGAGCCTGCAGGCCCGGGACGAGCGCGAGAAGCTGATCGAGGCCTCCTGGTCGCGCCGCCACCCGGGCTTCAAGCTCGAGGCGGTGAGCTTCGCCGGGCTGGACGATCTCGACGAGCCGGTGGCGATGCAGCTCTCCGGGACGATCCCGCGCCTGGCCCGCCCGGACGGCGCCGGCCTCTCCTTCGTCTGGCTCGGCGAGGACGTGGGCATCGTGGACAAGCTCGCCTCGCTGCCCGAGCGCCGCCACCCCCTGGTGCTGGGCCAGCCGAGCACCTTCCGCTGGCGCAACACCTACCGCCTGCCCGCGGGCTGGGGCCTCGCCACGCCGCGGCCGCCGATCTCCCTCGAGAGCGAGTTCGGCACCTTCAACGAGGTCTGGACCCGGAGCCCGGAGGGGCTGCGCCTCGAGGCCACCTTCGTGCTGGAGCGGGACCGGATCGAGCCCGCCGAGTATCCGGCCTTCCGCCGCTTCCTCGAGGCCATCGACGCCGCGCGCCGGGCGGTGATCCGGGTGGCGCCGGGGGCCGCGAGCGGCGCTGAGGACGAGGCGTGA
- a CDS encoding MiaB/RimO family radical SAM methylthiotransferase codes for MLVRLETLGCRLNLGEIHALGRALRLRGHRVVGPGQPADLVVLNSCTVTHVADRKSRKTLRRLRRNHPEAKLIVTGCFAAELADQASAAERVLALGADRVIDNLEKDRLLEHLEAEGLLPPGGASPDAGGLEDPRLSTTRAFLKAQDGCDQACSFCVVTLARGAARSVDPDALLAEVRGLLREGFQEIVLSGVHLGGYGKEWPGGPDLAGLVARILDETELPRLRLSSVEPWDLSPAFFERFAHPRLMPHLHLPLQSGSDRILKRMARRTSRERFSAIVAGVRAVRPDVAITSDLIVGFPGETEEDFAVSLELCERLGLAGLHVFPFSPREGTAAATFEGQILPELRETRMLEALALASRLEQRCWQASIGQERPVLWESFEESEEGRTHSGLTDHYQRVTTLTADELDLRGRVLPTRLTAFEPTGLVGTL; via the coding sequence ATGCTCGTTCGCCTCGAGACCCTCGGCTGCCGCCTGAACCTGGGCGAGATCCACGCCCTCGGGCGGGCGCTGCGCCTGCGCGGCCACCGGGTGGTGGGCCCGGGGCAGCCGGCCGATCTGGTGGTGCTCAACTCCTGCACCGTCACCCACGTCGCCGACCGCAAGTCCCGCAAGACCCTCCGGCGCCTGCGCCGCAACCACCCCGAGGCGAAGCTGATCGTCACCGGCTGCTTCGCCGCCGAGCTGGCCGACCAGGCCTCGGCGGCCGAGCGGGTGCTCGCCCTGGGCGCCGATCGGGTGATCGACAACCTGGAGAAGGACCGCCTCCTCGAGCACCTCGAGGCGGAGGGCCTGCTCCCGCCGGGCGGCGCCTCCCCGGACGCCGGCGGCCTGGAGGATCCCCGCCTCTCCACCACCCGGGCCTTCCTCAAGGCCCAGGACGGCTGCGATCAGGCCTGCTCCTTCTGCGTGGTCACCCTCGCCCGGGGCGCGGCCCGCAGCGTCGATCCGGACGCGCTGCTCGCCGAGGTGCGCGGCCTCCTGCGCGAGGGCTTCCAGGAGATCGTCCTCTCGGGCGTGCACCTGGGCGGCTACGGCAAGGAGTGGCCCGGGGGTCCCGACCTCGCCGGCCTGGTCGCGCGGATCCTCGACGAGACCGAGCTGCCTCGCCTGCGCCTCTCCTCGGTGGAGCCCTGGGATCTCTCGCCGGCCTTCTTCGAGCGCTTCGCCCACCCCCGGCTGATGCCCCACCTCCACCTGCCCCTGCAGAGCGGCAGTGACCGGATCTTGAAGCGCATGGCCCGCCGCACCAGCCGTGAGCGCTTCTCGGCGATCGTCGCCGGCGTGCGCGCCGTGCGCCCGGACGTGGCCATCACCTCCGACCTCATCGTCGGCTTCCCCGGTGAGACCGAGGAGGACTTCGCGGTCTCCCTCGAGCTCTGCGAGCGCCTCGGCCTCGCGGGCCTCCACGTCTTCCCCTTCTCCCCCCGGGAGGGCACCGCCGCCGCCACCTTCGAGGGCCAGATCCTCCCCGAGCTGCGCGAGACCCGGATGCTCGAGGCGCTGGCGCTGGCCTCCCGCCTGGAGCAGCGCTGCTGGCAGGCCTCGATCGGGCAGGAGCGGCCGGTGCTCTGGGAGAGCTTCGAGGAGAGCGAGGAGGGGCGGACCCACAGCGGGCTGACGGATCACTACCAGCGAGTGACCACCCTCACCGCGGACGAGCTCGATCTGCGCGGCCGGGTCCTGCCGACGCGGCTCACCGCCTTCGAGCCCACCGGCCTGGTCGGGACGCTCTGA
- a CDS encoding MotA/TolQ/ExbB proton channel family protein, whose product MLTRALLDFTLIGAEWVLWLLVILSILSVALMIERTLYFAKRGHRPSAGLMKDLREADLEGARKRLGEVPGMVGDVLRAGIAAAPKGAASVEATLLGEIATSRQGYERFLSFLGTLGNNAPFIGLFGTVLGIIRAFADLAAAGAGGGPDVVMAGISEALVATAVGLFVALPAVAAFNVFARWQKRITSDATSAGQALLAGLKAEKH is encoded by the coding sequence ATGCTCACCCGGGCTCTCCTCGATTTCACCCTCATCGGCGCCGAGTGGGTCTTGTGGCTGCTGGTCATCCTCTCGATCCTCTCGGTGGCGTTGATGATCGAGCGCACCCTCTACTTCGCGAAGCGGGGCCACCGGCCCAGCGCGGGGCTGATGAAGGACCTGCGGGAGGCCGACCTCGAGGGCGCCCGAAAGCGCCTCGGTGAGGTCCCCGGCATGGTGGGCGACGTCCTGCGGGCCGGCATCGCGGCGGCCCCGAAGGGCGCGGCCTCGGTGGAGGCGACCCTGCTGGGAGAGATCGCCACGAGCCGGCAGGGCTACGAGCGCTTCCTCTCCTTCCTGGGCACCCTCGGGAACAACGCCCCCTTCATCGGCCTCTTCGGCACGGTGCTGGGCATCATCCGGGCCTTCGCCGATCTGGCCGCCGCCGGCGCGGGCGGCGGACCCGACGTGGTCATGGCGGGCATCTCCGAGGCCCTGGTGGCCACCGCCGTCGGCCTCTTCGTGGCCCTCCCCGCGGTGGCGGCCTTCAACGTCTTCGCCCGGTGGCAGAAGCGGATCACCTCCGACGCGACCTCCGCCGGGCAGGCCCTCCTGGCCGGCCTCAAGGCCGAGAAGCACTAG